A portion of the Pseudoxanthomonas sp. JBR18 genome contains these proteins:
- a CDS encoding transglycosylase SLT domain-containing protein, producing the protein MATIIPRSPGPQVQVQAAPSVRNTAQVDFSPAIRTGEILGGAVAQYAQREKDKADLTAVMAARRQLSDWEGNTFRPDNPDGIAKYQGKESLNAANALLPDLDSRVSDIRAGLTRDQQAQFDRVAYSFRDSVQNRVANYADREYAGYEAAERKATMENVSQDAVSAAVSGDYGLAETRMQEVLGIARAAYQTQGYGEEAIKASERGIVSSVRRQTVVGMMTRDPFAAEAYYQRFADQMTPEDRAVTERTLLPYVEDRQADADATWAEQGGADPDNVPAARGAPSPEVSAALDEAAAKHGVPREYLYALAEQESGFNPKAKNPQALDDGDHAEGLLQYRRATSAQLGNFDRTDPRASADAAARQFKERMDKGGAAYAIAAHFAGDEGADAVVNRGRVDENPKTALYVRQVSGRAARWRASGADGTAVMPGPAATKGDALARVDSIADPRRRAAAERRLKDRWEVAKLQREDADKTTGMSVYQKVTEASATTPLSQILSPDEMSLVGRTASLNESIERFRKLQASGAIVQDDPVTLDRLHRLQATDPGAFARTPLAEYADKLSGATMAKLADDQRQAGNAAKRADWSTQDERVSRGMTMLGIGKEGDASGKGSDAANAPRERLRGEFRIAYQNAEAALMQGTGKKPTPEQADVLLRTVAKQFAPRMTSGALGVTLDDGKLKLDRESKGGMYSRAAGYQLQISEADRAAVRDAYRAKYGSNPTDAWITQYIATKRGATK; encoded by the coding sequence ATGGCAACCATCATCCCCCGCAGCCCGGGCCCGCAGGTCCAGGTCCAGGCCGCGCCCAGCGTCCGTAACACGGCCCAGGTCGACTTCTCCCCCGCGATCCGCACCGGTGAGATCCTGGGCGGCGCAGTCGCGCAGTACGCCCAGCGCGAGAAGGACAAGGCGGACCTCACCGCCGTGATGGCGGCGCGCCGCCAGCTGTCGGACTGGGAGGGCAACACCTTCCGGCCAGACAACCCCGATGGCATCGCCAAGTACCAGGGCAAGGAATCTTTGAACGCAGCCAACGCGCTGCTGCCGGATCTGGACAGCCGCGTCTCGGACATCCGCGCGGGGCTGACGCGCGACCAGCAGGCCCAGTTCGATCGGGTGGCCTACAGCTTCCGCGACTCGGTGCAGAACCGTGTGGCCAACTACGCCGACCGCGAATACGCCGGCTACGAGGCCGCCGAGCGCAAGGCGACGATGGAAAACGTCTCCCAGGACGCCGTCAGCGCTGCGGTGTCGGGCGACTACGGCCTGGCCGAGACGCGCATGCAGGAGGTGCTGGGCATCGCGCGCGCGGCCTACCAGACTCAGGGATACGGCGAGGAGGCGATCAAGGCCAGCGAGCGCGGTATCGTGTCGTCCGTGCGCCGGCAGACCGTGGTCGGCATGATGACGCGCGACCCGTTCGCCGCGGAGGCGTACTACCAGCGCTTCGCCGACCAGATGACTCCCGAGGACCGGGCAGTCACCGAGCGCACGCTGCTGCCCTACGTTGAGGACCGCCAGGCTGACGCCGATGCGACGTGGGCCGAGCAGGGCGGCGCCGACCCGGACAACGTGCCGGCCGCGCGTGGCGCTCCATCCCCGGAGGTGTCGGCCGCCCTGGATGAGGCGGCAGCCAAGCACGGCGTCCCCCGCGAATACCTCTACGCCCTGGCCGAGCAGGAATCTGGATTCAACCCAAAGGCGAAGAACCCGCAGGCGCTGGACGACGGGGACCATGCCGAGGGCCTGCTGCAGTACCGGCGCGCCACCTCAGCACAGCTGGGCAACTTCGACCGGACCGACCCCCGGGCCTCTGCCGATGCCGCTGCGCGCCAGTTCAAGGAGCGCATGGACAAGGGTGGCGCGGCCTACGCCATCGCCGCGCACTTCGCCGGGGACGAAGGCGCAGACGCGGTGGTCAACCGGGGGCGGGTGGACGAGAACCCCAAGACGGCGCTGTACGTGCGCCAGGTCAGCGGTCGCGCGGCCCGTTGGCGGGCCAGCGGTGCAGATGGCACCGCAGTCATGCCCGGGCCGGCGGCCACGAAGGGGGACGCCCTGGCGCGCGTCGACAGCATCGCTGACCCGCGCCGCCGCGCCGCCGCCGAGCGTCGACTGAAGGACCGGTGGGAGGTCGCCAAGCTGCAGCGTGAGGACGCGGACAAGACCACCGGCATGTCGGTCTACCAGAAGGTGACCGAGGCCAGCGCCACCACCCCGCTGTCGCAGATCCTTTCGCCAGATGAAATGTCGCTGGTGGGGCGGACGGCCAGCCTCAACGAGTCGATCGAGCGATTCCGCAAGCTGCAGGCCAGCGGCGCGATCGTGCAGGACGACCCGGTCACGCTTGACCGGCTCCACCGGCTCCAGGCCACCGACCCCGGCGCATTCGCGCGCACGCCGCTGGCCGAGTACGCCGACAAACTCAGTGGCGCCACTATGGCGAAGCTGGCCGACGATCAGCGCCAGGCCGGCAATGCCGCCAAGCGTGCGGATTGGTCAACCCAGGACGAGCGTGTCAGCCGCGGCATGACCATGCTGGGCATCGGCAAGGAAGGGGATGCGAGTGGCAAGGGCTCGGATGCGGCCAACGCTCCGCGCGAGCGCTTGCGCGGTGAGTTCCGCATCGCCTACCAGAACGCCGAAGCTGCACTCATGCAGGGCACCGGAAAGAAGCCGACGCCCGAGCAGGCCGACGTGCTGCTGCGCACCGTCGCCAAGCAGTTCGCGCCGCGCATGACCTCTGGCGCCCTGGGCGTGACCTTGGATGATGGGAAATTGAAGCTCGATCGGGAGAGCAAGGGCGGCATGTACAGCCGCGCCGCCGGCTACCAGCTCCAGATCAGCGAGGCAGACCGGGCCGCAGTGCGCGACGCCTACCGCGCCAAGTACGGCAGCAACCCAACCGATGCCTGGATCACCCAGTACATCGCCACCAAGCGAGGCGCCACGAAGTGA
- a CDS encoding zeta toxin family protein: protein MTDNLLDGFDDLADQIEDQRKQRLRAAAVSTGEQRPEDAARANDIATRRGLPFGVVADNLQDFHQQDRLDDLDSVGQRAPVVGQFLSDPRRMALAGDEAQGLERLSGSLAGTREPEDMGFFHRTIRNLLPISDSTYNADVGTTLDYLGARFKVSDAKMFSTAAQSLGRMLSFADIANRTVSEQYQRAAEAAAEQGDTERQQALARAAEAYRDPMGVQGLSNAAQGFTRDLTAQQQSLGSQAQRPASVGAAVDAPGNSLRYYGGMLADSVPAMLFALATRRPDIGAAAMGATTGMQTYADRVNEGASDMQALQEGAAQGSIEAVGSIVPLSHAFGGGARRFITTPLSEAISEGATQAAQVDAEDLLQGKQTPTSEKLAQVLDAMIVGGPMGLLEAAGGGGPSQAQQRAFGEQVQQAVASTDQVAQLKDITDTAASTKLVERSPADAEAFVEASGAGDARVYLPADAVSTLFQSSPGTLEEAVGGPEVLAEQMASGDVSIPMAKWVSVVSRMPNVEEIRRHARLSAEGMSEVELETFDPESIAQELGIGPQTASDAQAPNTATEVQADVYAQLLATQRYTPAQAEAQSKLWGAAFGRLGEMTGQDPLTLYRERMAGIRAGTESETPGATSMAQAPAANEPAAGAAMRERWTTDFDTAAADYAAQTGEFDTEGGRVLNTDLARELSPEYRADRTRSADVHEAASDFVKELYRRKLEAPTPEGMSPTVLFSAGGTGAGKTTGLRMLGDSLGRPEIIYDTNMNTLASAAQKIDQALQAGRDVKILYTYRDPVEALRGGALPRAMRMAAEQGTGRTVPIAEHAKTHAGSAKVIRQLAERYAGDDRVEVVAVDNSRGRNAAVLAPLESLPEVEQTRLYEDLRASLEEARAAGEISDTAYQGFLGKPTEDAQQLGAGRGGQPEPADRQQVTDQTPPTGGVPASEGGILRRAFESVRRFFQAPTEDADNRGRIDVFPDQRMAISLFESADLSTFLHESGHFFLEVYSDAATAEGASPQVRADFDALLQWLGVDSPEKIGTEQHEQFARGFEAYLGEGRAPSADLQSVFSQFRAWLLGVYRTLAGLNVQLTDEVRGVFDRMLATEAEIEVAQARSGAQPLARTANEAAQLGLTEKQFSDYQRLLAAAAEEARAEVQQKLEEAHNRERERWWKDESAKVREEVQAEIEAQPAVRARRILSGAAEAAGEAVPAELQGMKLDRATLVADYGADHLKKLGRVYTRDGGIHPDEAAALLGFSSGDELVQGLWGVDQVLATIPDEVRRRMHERHGNPMTDGSLPALALEAVHNSKRVQVLDRELAVLAQLAGEPRPNRRELRAVAEDVVARKTDRQIRPNDYLVAERRAAADSARAAAGGDYGAALLAKRRQALNAALYAAARRAKDEISSKAGDIRRQSEGKARERLGLAGADYLEAMDALTEAFEFRPVSGREVARRQSLRAWVEARQADDDLTAVTDTLLARVEAERVTNYQDMTLAELRELHDAVTNIAHLARLKNELLKGKDKREWKAAQAEMADAIRTALASGAPVPFSDADRTVMQRVGAAYEGLLDWVVRPETVVEWLDGGESGPWHDYLWNQAEAAQQLRIDYRKKVGGMLAEMADAMTSEQRADLQRKVYIQGLGRSVSRNTIVSLALNMGNAGNRDKLMRGGYLSDGGTTGFTHGTIAEMLGHLTPADGQMIQRIWDAVDSLWPDIEAQQKRLSGVAPERIEPTPLVFTGAGGAQISLRGGYYPAVYDPRASRGGTQQARAAEERVMGGTFSRAMTSKGHTKERTDYVAPMLLDYHAVLSRHLNDVITDLSHRGYVKQALRVLEDGELKGLIIERLSEGAYHSLYGSVKNAVAGASIAEPGSKMTEKLADAVLTNTAVAALGFRIPLVLANSVVAPIQAAARVDPKYLATGYTAYYRNPAAATRAIHELSPFMLDRADSLDTSYQQVLGKLTGKKGIRAAAMKMAMEVHRWVVPISERAIWLGRYQQALAEGAGQADAVLLADKAIRQTQQAGAPKDLSAAERDPRYKWVRMFIGPMVIMNNRLQESGLRGLYLGRVQSPARAIGTWLSAAVVSNAVFELMMGRGPGDDDDDGLDADDWAAWLARKSALFPLQTFPLVREVASAVEAAMEGKHQSSRPNPIVDAGVALSRFGQAAWTEGHDWFAEDDEVDTEKLIKTGVRAAGPVTGIPSNQMLTTGEYLYDVGTGQYTPDNPAEAAAYLMYRRPKDEQ, encoded by the coding sequence GTGACCGACAACCTGCTGGACGGATTCGACGACCTCGCCGACCAGATCGAGGATCAGCGCAAGCAACGCCTGCGCGCGGCCGCTGTCTCCACGGGCGAGCAGCGCCCCGAAGACGCCGCCCGCGCCAACGACATCGCAACGCGGCGTGGCCTGCCCTTCGGTGTGGTCGCCGACAACCTGCAGGACTTCCACCAGCAGGATCGGCTCGATGACCTCGATTCGGTCGGGCAGCGCGCCCCGGTCGTGGGCCAGTTCCTGTCCGATCCCCGCCGCATGGCGTTGGCTGGTGATGAGGCCCAGGGCCTGGAGCGGCTGTCCGGCAGCCTGGCCGGCACGCGCGAGCCGGAGGACATGGGGTTTTTCCATCGCACCATCCGCAACCTGCTGCCGATCAGCGACAGCACCTACAACGCCGACGTGGGGACCACGCTCGACTACCTGGGCGCCAGGTTCAAGGTCTCCGACGCCAAGATGTTCTCGACCGCGGCGCAGTCTCTCGGCCGCATGCTGTCCTTCGCGGACATCGCCAATCGGACCGTATCCGAGCAGTACCAGCGCGCAGCAGAGGCGGCGGCCGAGCAGGGCGACACCGAGCGCCAGCAGGCCCTGGCGCGCGCCGCAGAAGCGTACCGGGACCCGATGGGCGTGCAGGGGTTGTCCAACGCCGCCCAGGGCTTCACGCGCGATCTGACCGCGCAGCAGCAGAGCCTTGGAAGCCAGGCCCAGCGCCCGGCCAGCGTGGGCGCGGCGGTCGATGCGCCCGGCAACTCCCTGCGGTACTACGGCGGCATGTTGGCCGACTCGGTCCCGGCCATGCTGTTTGCGTTGGCCACGCGCAGGCCGGACATTGGCGCCGCGGCGATGGGCGCCACCACGGGCATGCAGACCTACGCGGACCGGGTGAACGAGGGCGCGAGCGACATGCAGGCGCTGCAAGAGGGCGCAGCACAAGGCAGCATCGAGGCGGTCGGCTCCATCGTGCCCCTGTCGCACGCATTCGGCGGCGGCGCGCGTCGGTTCATCACCACGCCGCTGTCCGAGGCCATCTCGGAAGGCGCCACCCAGGCTGCCCAGGTGGACGCCGAGGATCTGCTGCAGGGCAAGCAGACCCCGACCAGCGAGAAACTCGCGCAGGTGCTGGACGCCATGATCGTGGGCGGTCCGATGGGTCTGCTGGAGGCTGCCGGCGGCGGCGGGCCATCTCAGGCCCAGCAGCGCGCCTTCGGCGAGCAGGTGCAGCAGGCCGTTGCCTCCACCGACCAGGTCGCGCAGCTGAAGGACATCACCGACACCGCGGCGAGCACCAAGCTGGTGGAGCGTTCGCCGGCGGATGCCGAGGCGTTCGTAGAGGCCTCCGGCGCCGGCGATGCACGGGTCTACCTGCCGGCCGACGCGGTCTCGACCTTGTTTCAGTCGTCGCCGGGCACGCTTGAGGAAGCGGTCGGCGGTCCTGAGGTGCTGGCCGAGCAGATGGCCAGCGGCGATGTCTCGATCCCGATGGCCAAGTGGGTCAGCGTCGTGTCGCGCATGCCCAACGTCGAGGAGATCCGGCGGCACGCCCGCTTGTCCGCGGAGGGGATGTCCGAGGTCGAGTTGGAGACCTTCGACCCCGAGTCGATCGCCCAGGAACTGGGCATCGGGCCGCAGACGGCCAGCGATGCGCAGGCGCCCAACACGGCCACCGAGGTGCAGGCCGATGTCTACGCGCAGCTCCTGGCCACGCAGCGCTACACCCCGGCGCAGGCAGAGGCCCAGTCCAAACTCTGGGGGGCAGCCTTCGGGCGCCTGGGCGAGATGACTGGCCAGGATCCGCTCACGCTCTACCGGGAGCGGATGGCCGGCATCCGCGCCGGGACCGAATCCGAGACGCCTGGCGCGACCTCCATGGCCCAGGCTCCAGCCGCCAACGAGCCCGCCGCTGGCGCGGCGATGCGCGAGCGTTGGACGACCGACTTCGACACCGCCGCAGCTGATTACGCCGCACAGACTGGCGAGTTCGACACCGAAGGCGGCCGGGTGTTGAACACGGACTTGGCGCGCGAGCTGTCCCCGGAATATCGGGCCGACCGCACGCGCAGCGCCGACGTGCACGAAGCGGCCAGCGACTTCGTGAAGGAGCTGTATCGCCGCAAGCTGGAAGCGCCGACGCCGGAAGGGATGAGCCCCACCGTGCTGTTCTCGGCCGGCGGCACCGGTGCCGGCAAGACGACGGGCCTGCGCATGCTGGGGGACAGCCTCGGCAGGCCGGAGATCATCTACGACACGAACATGAACACGCTGGCCTCCGCTGCGCAGAAGATCGACCAGGCGCTGCAGGCAGGACGCGATGTCAAAATCCTGTACACCTACCGCGACCCGGTGGAGGCGCTGCGCGGCGGCGCGTTGCCCCGGGCGATGCGCATGGCCGCCGAGCAGGGGACCGGCCGAACCGTGCCGATCGCCGAGCACGCCAAGACCCACGCCGGCTCCGCCAAGGTGATCCGACAGCTGGCCGAGCGGTACGCCGGTGACGACCGGGTCGAGGTGGTAGCGGTAGACAACAGCCGAGGGCGCAATGCCGCGGTGCTGGCACCGCTTGAAAGCCTGCCGGAAGTGGAGCAGACTCGTCTCTATGAAGACCTTCGCGCCAGCCTTGAAGAAGCCCGCGCCGCCGGTGAAATCTCCGATACCGCCTACCAAGGCTTCCTCGGAAAGCCGACCGAAGATGCCCAGCAACTGGGCGCAGGTCGTGGTGGACAACCTGAACCGGCAGACCGCCAGCAAGTAACCGACCAGACCCCGCCCACCGGCGGGGTTCCTGCTTCTGAGGGCGGCATCCTGCGGCGTGCGTTCGAATCGGTGCGCCGGTTCTTCCAGGCGCCGACCGAGGATGCCGACAACCGTGGTCGCATCGACGTGTTCCCCGACCAGCGCATGGCGATCAGCCTGTTCGAGTCGGCTGACCTGTCCACGTTCCTGCACGAGTCCGGGCACTTCTTCCTGGAGGTCTACAGCGACGCCGCGACGGCAGAGGGCGCATCGCCGCAGGTGCGCGCGGACTTCGACGCGCTGCTGCAGTGGCTGGGCGTGGACTCGCCGGAGAAGATCGGCACCGAGCAGCACGAGCAGTTCGCGCGCGGCTTCGAGGCGTATCTGGGCGAGGGCCGGGCGCCGTCGGCTGACCTGCAGTCGGTGTTCTCGCAGTTCCGGGCCTGGCTGCTGGGCGTCTACCGCACCCTGGCCGGCCTGAATGTGCAGCTGACTGACGAGGTGCGCGGCGTGTTCGACCGCATGCTGGCGACCGAGGCCGAGATCGAGGTGGCCCAGGCCAGGTCCGGCGCGCAGCCGTTGGCTCGTACGGCCAACGAAGCGGCCCAGCTCGGGCTCACCGAGAAGCAGTTCAGCGACTACCAGCGCCTGCTCGCCGCCGCTGCGGAAGAAGCCCGGGCCGAGGTGCAGCAGAAGCTGGAGGAGGCGCACAACCGCGAGCGCGAACGCTGGTGGAAGGACGAATCGGCGAAGGTCCGCGAGGAGGTACAGGCCGAGATCGAGGCGCAGCCGGCGGTGCGCGCGCGGCGCATCCTGTCCGGCGCGGCCGAAGCGGCGGGCGAGGCTGTGCCGGCAGAGCTGCAGGGCATGAAGCTGGACCGCGCAACGCTGGTGGCCGACTACGGCGCCGATCACCTCAAGAAGCTGGGCAGGGTCTACACGCGCGATGGCGGGATTCATCCAGACGAGGCGGCGGCGCTGCTGGGGTTCTCCTCCGGCGACGAGCTGGTGCAGGGGCTGTGGGGTGTGGACCAGGTGCTGGCGACGATCCCGGATGAGGTGCGCCGGCGCATGCACGAGCGGCACGGCAACCCGATGACCGATGGGTCGCTGCCGGCGCTGGCACTGGAAGCGGTGCACAACTCCAAGCGCGTCCAGGTGCTTGATCGCGAGTTGGCTGTGCTGGCGCAGCTGGCCGGCGAGCCGCGCCCCAATCGGCGCGAGCTGCGCGCGGTTGCGGAAGACGTGGTGGCCCGCAAGACGGACCGGCAGATCCGCCCGAACGACTACTTGGTGGCCGAGCGCCGCGCGGCTGCCGACTCCGCACGCGCGGCGGCCGGCGGTGACTATGGGGCCGCGCTGCTGGCCAAGCGCCGGCAGGCGCTGAACGCGGCCCTCTACGCCGCCGCGCGTCGCGCCAAGGACGAGATCTCCAGCAAGGCGGGCGACATCCGCAGGCAGAGCGAGGGCAAGGCCCGCGAGCGCCTGGGCCTGGCCGGCGCCGACTACCTGGAGGCCATGGACGCGCTGACCGAGGCGTTCGAGTTCCGGCCGGTGTCTGGCCGCGAAGTGGCGCGCCGTCAGTCGCTGCGGGCCTGGGTGGAGGCGCGGCAGGCCGACGACGACCTGACCGCCGTGACGGACACGCTGCTGGCGCGCGTGGAGGCCGAGCGGGTCACCAACTACCAGGACATGACGCTGGCCGAGCTGCGCGAGCTGCACGACGCGGTGACCAACATCGCGCACCTGGCCAGGCTCAAGAACGAACTGCTGAAGGGCAAGGACAAGCGGGAATGGAAGGCCGCCCAGGCCGAGATGGCCGACGCGATCCGCACCGCGCTTGCGTCTGGCGCCCCGGTCCCGTTCTCGGACGCCGACCGCACCGTGATGCAGCGCGTGGGCGCGGCCTACGAGGGCCTGCTGGACTGGGTCGTGCGGCCGGAAACGGTCGTCGAGTGGCTGGACGGCGGCGAATCCGGCCCCTGGCACGACTACCTGTGGAACCAGGCCGAGGCCGCCCAACAGCTGCGGATCGACTACCGCAAGAAGGTCGGCGGCATGCTGGCCGAGATGGCCGACGCGATGACCAGCGAGCAGCGCGCTGACCTGCAGCGGAAGGTGTACATCCAGGGCCTTGGGCGCTCGGTGTCCCGCAACACGATCGTGTCGCTGGCGCTGAACATGGGCAACGCCGGCAATCGCGACAAGCTGATGCGCGGCGGCTACCTGTCCGACGGCGGCACGACCGGATTCACCCATGGGACCATCGCCGAGATGCTGGGGCATTTGACGCCGGCCGATGGGCAGATGATCCAGCGGATCTGGGATGCCGTGGATTCGCTGTGGCCGGACATCGAGGCGCAGCAGAAGCGCCTATCCGGTGTTGCGCCGGAGCGCATCGAGCCGACGCCCCTGGTCTTCACCGGTGCCGGCGGCGCGCAGATCAGCCTGCGCGGCGGCTACTACCCGGCCGTGTACGACCCCCGGGCCTCGCGCGGCGGCACCCAACAGGCGCGCGCGGCCGAGGAGCGCGTGATGGGCGGGACGTTCTCGCGGGCCATGACCAGCAAGGGTCACACCAAGGAGCGCACCGACTACGTCGCACCGATGCTGCTGGACTACCACGCAGTGCTGTCGCGCCACCTTAACGACGTGATCACCGACCTGTCCCACCGCGGCTATGTGAAGCAGGCGCTGCGGGTCCTGGAGGACGGCGAGCTGAAAGGCCTGATCATCGAGCGGCTGTCCGAGGGCGCCTATCACTCGCTCTACGGCAGCGTGAAGAACGCGGTCGCCGGCGCGTCGATCGCCGAGCCGGGGTCGAAGATGACCGAGAAGCTAGCCGACGCCGTGCTGACCAACACGGCCGTGGCCGCGCTCGGCTTTCGCATCCCGCTGGTGCTGGCCAACTCGGTCGTGGCGCCGATCCAGGCGGCCGCGCGCGTGGATCCCAAGTACCTGGCGACCGGCTACACGGCCTATTACCGCAACCCGGCTGCGGCAACGCGCGCGATCCACGAGCTGTCGCCCTTCATGCTGGACCGGGCGGACTCGCTGGATACGAGCTACCAGCAGGTGCTCGGCAAGCTCACTGGGAAGAAGGGGATCCGCGCCGCGGCCATGAAGATGGCCATGGAGGTGCACCGCTGGGTGGTGCCGATCTCGGAGCGCGCCATTTGGCTGGGCCGCTACCAGCAGGCCCTGGCCGAGGGAGCTGGCCAGGCCGATGCGGTGCTGCTGGCGGACAAGGCGATCCGGCAGACGCAGCAAGCCGGCGCCCCCAAGGATCTCTCGGCCGCCGAGCGCGACCCACGCTACAAGTGGGTGCGCATGTTCATCGGCCCCATGGTCATCATGAACAACCGGCTGCAGGAGTCAGGCTTGCGCGGGCTGTACCTGGGCCGGGTGCAGTCGCCAGCGCGAGCCATCGGCACGTGGCTGTCTGCCGCCGTGGTCTCCAACGCCGTGTTCGAGCTGATGATGGGGCGCGGTCCTGGAGACGATGACGACGACGGCCTGGATGCAGACGACTGGGCGGCCTGGCTTGCACGCAAGTCGGCGCTGTTCCCGCTGCAGACGTTCCCGCTGGTGCGTGAAGTGGCATCGGCCGTCGAGGCGGCCATGGAAGGCAAACACCAGTCGAGCCGGCCCAATCCGATCGTCGACGCTGGCGTGGCCCTCTCCAGGTTCGGCCAGGCGGCATGGACTGAGGGACACGACTGGTTCGCCGAGGACGATGAGGTCGACACGGAGAAGCTGATCAAGACCGGCGTTCGCGCTGCCGGACCGGTGACCGGCATCCCCAGCAACCAGATGCTGACCACCGGCGAATACCTCTACGACGTGGGCACCGGGCAGTACACCCCTGACAACCCGGCCGAGGCGGCGGCCTACCTCATGTACCGCCGCCCGAAAGACGAGCAGTAG